A genomic window from Streptomyces sp. WMMC940 includes:
- a CDS encoding bifunctional class I SAM-dependent methyltransferase/N-acetyltransferase, which produces MSDNAFNDAFFALHHGLPRQGPGSDATTRRLLGLAGPVPSRPRVLDLGCGPGRAALLLAAEAGAEVTAVDLHEPFLDELRQAARARGLTDRIRTVNADMGALPFPDGSFDLVWAESSAYAIGFATALGSWRRLLAPGGTLVLTECEWTCAEPSPSVRAFWDEHCPLRTTAANAAAAVDAGYRVIGVHRQPESDWQEYYGPLGDRAAAVGAEGRTPATDAALEATRAEIAMRRDHGAEYGCTGYVLRPADPRWRVRPETDPDLPAVHAVNAAAFPTDGEAELVDALRRDPSAWLPGLSWVAEAPDGSVAAYALLTRCRVGGEPALALAPCATAPRYQGQGAGSAVIRAALDAARVRGERLVVVLGHPEYYPRFGFGRASRLGIRPGFEVSDEAMMALVLDGSDAAPQGMITYPEAFGV; this is translated from the coding sequence TTGTCCGACAACGCTTTCAACGACGCCTTCTTCGCCCTTCACCACGGGCTGCCCCGACAGGGTCCGGGCTCCGACGCCACCACCCGCCGGCTGCTGGGGCTCGCGGGCCCCGTCCCGTCGCGTCCGAGGGTCCTCGACCTCGGCTGCGGCCCCGGACGTGCCGCGCTGCTGCTGGCGGCCGAGGCAGGGGCCGAGGTCACGGCCGTCGACCTGCACGAGCCGTTTCTGGACGAGCTGAGGCAGGCCGCCCGGGCGCGCGGTCTCACCGACCGTATCCGTACCGTGAACGCCGACATGGGCGCGCTGCCCTTCCCCGACGGGTCGTTCGACCTGGTGTGGGCCGAGAGCTCGGCCTACGCGATCGGCTTCGCCACGGCGCTCGGGTCCTGGCGGCGCCTGCTCGCACCGGGCGGCACCCTGGTCCTCACCGAGTGCGAGTGGACCTGCGCCGAACCGAGCCCGTCCGTCCGCGCCTTCTGGGACGAGCACTGTCCGCTGCGGACCACGGCGGCCAACGCCGCTGCGGCGGTCGACGCCGGCTATCGCGTCATCGGAGTGCACCGTCAGCCCGAGAGCGACTGGCAGGAGTACTACGGCCCGCTCGGCGACCGGGCCGCCGCCGTCGGCGCGGAGGGACGGACGCCGGCGACGGACGCCGCCCTGGAGGCCACCCGGGCGGAGATCGCGATGCGCCGTGACCACGGCGCCGAGTACGGCTGCACCGGCTATGTGCTGCGGCCCGCCGACCCCCGCTGGCGGGTCCGCCCGGAGACGGACCCCGACCTCCCCGCCGTGCACGCCGTCAACGCGGCGGCCTTCCCCACGGACGGCGAGGCCGAGCTCGTGGACGCGCTGCGCCGGGACCCTTCGGCGTGGCTGCCGGGGCTCTCGTGGGTGGCCGAAGCGCCGGACGGCTCCGTCGCGGCGTACGCGCTGCTCACCCGGTGCCGGGTGGGCGGCGAGCCCGCGCTGGCGCTGGCCCCCTGCGCCACCGCGCCGCGGTACCAGGGGCAGGGCGCGGGCTCCGCGGTGATCCGGGCTGCGCTGGACGCCGCCCGGGTCCGGGGTGAACGGCTGGTCGTGGTGCTCGGCCATCCGGAGTACTACCCGAGGTTCGGTTTCGGGCGCGCTTCACGGCTCGGCATCCGGCCGGGCTTCGAGGTGTCCGACGAGGCGATGATGGCCCTGGTGCTGGACGGTTCCGACGCGGCGCCGCAGGGCATGATCACGTACCCGGAGGCGTTCGGGGTCTGA
- a CDS encoding HdeD family acid-resistance protein — protein sequence MTGPAQEGRKLRRSFGWLAALGVILVIAGIVGLVYTGLATLTSMLLFGWLLLVGGLVGLFQAVESRGSSFFWLSVVVAALNIAAGVVVIRHPEGSAEALTMFAALLFLTGGLFRLVGSLVVRGPQFGWTLLQGAFGLLLGILVLANWPESSRYVLGVFFSLALLFDGLGLIAIGVGGRRIVELVTDGGQGGEEAGAASGPASAGPFERSSEEDPDRSKN from the coding sequence ATGACCGGTCCCGCCCAGGAGGGCAGAAAGCTCCGCCGCAGCTTCGGCTGGCTGGCGGCCCTCGGTGTGATCCTCGTGATCGCCGGGATCGTGGGCCTCGTCTACACCGGCCTCGCCACCCTCACCTCGATGCTCCTTTTCGGCTGGCTGCTGCTCGTCGGCGGGCTGGTCGGACTGTTCCAGGCGGTCGAGTCCCGCGGCAGCAGCTTCTTCTGGCTCAGTGTGGTCGTCGCCGCCCTGAACATCGCGGCCGGTGTGGTCGTCATCCGCCACCCGGAGGGCAGCGCGGAGGCGCTGACCATGTTCGCCGCGCTGCTCTTCCTCACCGGCGGGCTCTTCCGGCTGGTGGGGTCCCTGGTGGTGCGGGGGCCGCAGTTCGGCTGGACCCTGCTCCAGGGCGCGTTCGGCCTGCTGCTGGGCATCCTGGTGCTGGCGAACTGGCCCGAGAGCAGCCGCTACGTCCTCGGCGTGTTCTTCTCCCTCGCCCTGCTCTTCGACGGCCTGGGGCTGATCGCGATCGGCGTGGGCGGCCGTCGGATCGTCGAGCTGGTCACGGACGGCGGGCAGGGTGGGGAAGAAGCCGGGGCGGCGTCCGGTCCGGCCTCCGCCGGTCCGTTCGAGAGGTCATCAGAGGAGGACCCGGATCGATCGAAGAACTGA
- a CDS encoding cation diffusion facilitator family transporter — protein sequence MGAGHDHGHAHGGRPPTGTAAAAHRGRLRVALAITLGVMLLEIAGGVLADSLALIADAAHMATDGLGLAMALLAIHFAGRPPDAKRTFGLARAEILAALANCVLLLGVGGFLLYEAIQRFITPAETKGGVAITFALVGLAANVVSLFLLMRGQKESLNVRGAYLEVLADALGSVAVLISSAVILATGWQAADPIASLLIGLMIVPRTVKLLRETLNVLLEAAPKDVDMAEVREHIQALPGVVDVHDLHAWTITSGMPVLSAHVVVAPGFLDAVGHERMLHELQSCLGSHFDVEHCTFQLEPGGHAAHEAGYCH from the coding sequence ATGGGGGCAGGGCACGACCACGGACACGCGCACGGCGGTCGCCCGCCGACGGGGACCGCGGCCGCCGCCCACCGGGGACGGCTGCGGGTCGCGCTGGCGATCACGCTGGGCGTGATGCTCCTGGAGATCGCCGGCGGTGTGCTGGCGGACTCGCTCGCCCTGATCGCCGACGCCGCCCACATGGCGACCGACGGTCTGGGCCTCGCCATGGCACTGCTCGCGATCCACTTCGCCGGCCGCCCGCCCGACGCGAAGCGCACCTTCGGCCTGGCCAGGGCCGAGATCCTGGCCGCCCTCGCGAACTGCGTGCTGCTGCTCGGCGTCGGCGGTTTCCTGCTGTACGAGGCGATCCAGCGCTTCATCACCCCGGCCGAGACCAAGGGCGGTGTCGCCATCACCTTCGCCCTCGTCGGTCTGGCCGCGAACGTGGTGTCGCTGTTCCTGCTGATGCGGGGGCAGAAGGAGAGCCTCAATGTGCGCGGCGCGTATCTGGAGGTCCTCGCGGACGCGCTCGGCTCCGTGGCGGTGCTGATCTCCTCGGCCGTCATCCTGGCGACCGGCTGGCAGGCCGCCGACCCGATCGCCTCGCTGCTGATCGGCCTGATGATCGTGCCGCGGACGGTGAAGCTGCTGCGGGAGACGCTGAACGTGCTGCTGGAGGCGGCGCCGAAGGACGTCGACATGGCCGAGGTCCGCGAGCACATCCAGGCCCTCCCCGGCGTCGTGGACGTGCACGACCTGCACGCCTGGACCATCACCTCCGGGATGCCGGTCCTCTCCGCCCACGTGGTGGTGGCGCCCGGATTCCTGGACGCGGTGGGCCACGAGAGGATGCTGCACGAACTGCAGAGCTGCCTCGGCTCGCACTTCGACGTGGAGCACTGCACGTTCCAACTGGAGCCCGGCGGTCACGCCGCGCACGAGGCGGGCTACTGTCACTGA
- a CDS encoding DJ-1/PfpI family protein, with product MQIAIVLYDGFTSLDAIGPYELLSRLPGAETVFVAEEAGPVRNDQGSLVVAAERALHEVTAPDIVLVPGGPGSRRAMLDETILDWLRTADATSTWTTSVCTGSHVLAAAGLLEGRRATSHWLALDDIVPFGAEPTGERVVFDGKYVTAAGVSSGIDMALHLLGRIAGDEVAQTVQLLTEYDPQPPYDAGSPAKAPERMVAQWRTHAGLVLGADA from the coding sequence ATGCAGATCGCCATCGTGCTCTACGACGGTTTCACCAGCCTCGACGCCATCGGCCCCTACGAGCTGCTGTCCCGGCTGCCCGGGGCGGAGACCGTGTTCGTCGCCGAGGAGGCCGGTCCCGTGCGGAACGACCAGGGCTCCCTCGTCGTGGCCGCCGAGCGGGCGCTCCACGAGGTGACCGCGCCGGACATCGTGCTCGTCCCCGGCGGACCCGGCTCACGGCGCGCCATGCTCGACGAGACGATCCTCGACTGGCTCCGCACGGCCGACGCGACCAGCACCTGGACCACGTCCGTGTGCACCGGCTCGCACGTGCTGGCCGCGGCCGGACTGCTCGAAGGGCGTCGCGCCACCTCCCACTGGCTCGCCCTGGACGACATCGTGCCCTTCGGCGCGGAGCCGACGGGGGAGCGCGTGGTCTTCGACGGCAAGTACGTCACCGCCGCGGGCGTCTCCTCCGGGATCGACATGGCGCTCCACCTGCTCGGCCGGATCGCCGGCGACGAGGTCGCCCAGACGGTCCAGCTCCTCACCGAGTACGACCCGCAGCCGCCCTATGACGCGGGATCGCCGGCGAAGGCCCCTGAGCGGATGGTGGCGCAGTGGCGCACCCACGCGGGGCTGGTCCTGGGGGCGGACGCCTGA
- a CDS encoding Tex family protein has product MTTSIEGRIAEELGVRERQVKAAVELLDGGSTVPFIARYRKEATEMLDDAQLRTLEERLRYLRELEERRASVLESVREQGKLTDELEAQIRAADTKARLEDIYLPFKPKRRTKAQIAREAGLEPLAEGLLHDPTVEPLAAAAAFVDADKGVADAAAALEGARAILTERFSEDADLIGELRERMWTRGRLAAKVRDGKEEAGAKFADYFDFAEPFTELPSHRVLAMLRGEKEDVLSLELEPEEPTDGPSTYEGMVARRFDVADRGRPADKWLLDTVRWAWRTRILVHLGIDLRLRLRTAAEDEAVRVFAANLRDLLLAAPAGTRATLGLDPGFRTGVKVAVVDATGKVVATDTIYPHVPANKWDESLAKLARLAKEHAVELVAIGNGTASRETDKLAADLIARHPELKLTKVMVSEAGASVYSASAFASQELPGLDVSLRGAVSIARRLQDPLAELVKIDPKSIGVGQYQHDLSEVKLSRSLDAVVEDCVNGVGVDVNTASAPLLSRVSGIGTGLAENIVAHRDQNGPFHSRKELRNVARLGPKAYEQCAGFLRIRGGDDPLDASSVHPEAYPVVRRMVKTAGSEVAALIGNTGVLRSLRPDDFVDETFGLPTVTDILRELEKPGRDPRPAFRTATFKDGVEKISDLASGMVLEGVVTNVAAFGAFVDVGVHQDGLVHVSAMSRTFVKDPRDVVKPGDVVKVKVLDVDIPRKRIALTLRLDDEAAAQSGGGGGQRRDRGQGGGRPPQQRQGGRDRRAGAGSSSSGRQTAAPANSAMADALRRAGLLDDKRRGGR; this is encoded by the coding sequence GTGACGACGTCCATCGAAGGCAGGATCGCCGAGGAGCTCGGCGTACGGGAGCGGCAGGTGAAGGCGGCCGTCGAGCTGCTCGACGGCGGGTCCACCGTCCCGTTCATCGCGCGCTACCGCAAGGAAGCGACCGAGATGCTCGACGACGCGCAGCTGCGCACGCTCGAGGAGCGGCTGCGCTATCTGCGGGAGCTCGAGGAGCGGCGGGCGTCGGTGCTCGAGTCCGTACGCGAACAGGGCAAGCTCACCGACGAGCTCGAGGCGCAGATCCGGGCCGCCGACACCAAGGCCCGCCTGGAGGACATCTACCTCCCCTTCAAGCCCAAGCGGCGCACCAAGGCGCAGATCGCCCGCGAGGCCGGGCTGGAGCCGCTCGCCGAGGGGCTGCTCCACGACCCCACTGTCGAACCCCTGGCGGCCGCCGCCGCGTTCGTCGACGCCGACAAGGGCGTCGCCGACGCCGCGGCCGCGCTGGAGGGCGCCCGGGCGATCCTCACCGAGCGCTTCTCCGAGGACGCCGACCTCATCGGCGAACTGCGGGAGCGGATGTGGACCCGAGGCCGCTTGGCGGCGAAGGTCCGTGACGGCAAGGAGGAGGCCGGGGCGAAGTTCGCCGACTACTTCGACTTCGCCGAGCCGTTCACCGAACTCCCCTCGCACCGCGTGCTCGCGATGCTGCGCGGCGAGAAGGAGGACGTGCTCAGCCTGGAGCTGGAGCCCGAGGAGCCCACGGACGGCCCGTCGACGTACGAGGGCATGGTCGCCCGCCGCTTCGACGTGGCCGACCGGGGCCGACCGGCGGACAAGTGGCTGCTGGACACGGTGCGCTGGGCGTGGCGGACCCGGATCCTCGTGCACCTCGGGATCGATCTGCGGCTGAGGCTGCGGACGGCGGCCGAGGACGAGGCCGTACGCGTCTTCGCCGCCAACCTGCGGGACCTGCTGCTGGCCGCCCCCGCCGGCACGCGCGCGACGCTGGGCCTCGACCCCGGCTTCCGCACGGGTGTGAAGGTGGCCGTGGTGGACGCGACCGGCAAGGTCGTCGCCACCGACACGATCTACCCGCACGTGCCCGCGAACAAGTGGGACGAGTCGCTCGCGAAGCTGGCCCGGCTGGCGAAGGAGCACGCCGTCGAGCTGGTCGCCATCGGCAACGGCACGGCGTCCCGCGAGACGGACAAGCTGGCCGCCGACCTCATCGCGAGACACCCGGAGCTGAAGCTCACCAAGGTGATGGTCTCGGAGGCGGGCGCGTCGGTGTACTCGGCGTCCGCGTTCGCCTCCCAGGAACTGCCGGGGCTCGATGTGTCGCTGCGCGGCGCGGTGTCCATCGCCCGCCGCCTCCAGGACCCCCTCGCGGAGCTGGTGAAGATCGACCCCAAGTCGATCGGCGTGGGCCAGTACCAGCACGACCTGTCCGAGGTGAAGCTCTCGCGTTCGCTGGACGCGGTCGTCGAGGACTGTGTGAACGGCGTCGGCGTCGATGTGAACACCGCCTCCGCGCCACTGCTCTCCCGGGTCTCGGGCATCGGTACGGGTCTCGCCGAGAACATCGTGGCCCACCGCGACCAGAACGGCCCGTTCCACTCCCGCAAGGAGCTCAGGAACGTGGCGCGGCTCGGCCCGAAGGCGTACGAGCAGTGCGCGGGCTTCCTGCGGATCCGCGGCGGTGACGACCCGCTCGACGCCTCCAGCGTGCATCCCGAGGCGTACCCGGTGGTGCGGCGCATGGTGAAGACGGCCGGCAGCGAGGTCGCGGCGCTCATCGGCAACACCGGCGTGCTGCGGTCGCTGCGCCCGGACGACTTCGTCGACGAGACCTTCGGTCTGCCGACGGTGACGGACATCCTGCGGGAGCTGGAGAAGCCGGGACGCGACCCGCGTCCCGCGTTCCGGACGGCGACCTTCAAGGACGGCGTCGAGAAGATCTCCGACCTGGCGTCCGGGATGGTGCTGGAGGGCGTCGTCACCAATGTCGCGGCGTTCGGTGCCTTCGTGGACGTCGGCGTCCACCAGGACGGTCTCGTGCATGTCTCCGCGATGTCGCGCACGTTCGTCAAGGACCCGCGGGACGTGGTGAAGCCGGGTGACGTGGTCAAGGTGAAGGTCCTCGACGTCGACATCCCGCGCAAGCGGATCGCGCTGACCCTGCGGCTGGACGACGAGGCCGCGGCGCAGTCGGGCGGCGGTGGCGGTCAGCGCCGCGACCGGGGTCAGGGCGGCGGACGGCCGCCGCAGCAGCGCCAGGGCGGCCGCGACCGCAGGGCGGGCGCCGGCTCGAGCTCCTCGGGACGCCAGACGGCCGCCCCGGCCAACAGCGCGATGGCGGACGCACTGCGCCGGGCCGGTCTCCTCGACGACAAGCGACGCGGCGGGCGCTGA
- a CDS encoding GlxA family transcriptional regulator, with product MQQRTVLVVLFDGVQSLDVTGPVEVFAGANQAPHAPFRYAVRTASLDGGPVRTSSGLTVVPDAPLGAGDPPHTLVVPGGEGTRRPDPPLVDWLRANAGTAARLVSVCTGALLLAEAGLLDGHRVTTHWSVCDRLARAYPEVEVDPEPIFVRDGSLATSAGVTAGIDLALALVEEDLGRRTALTIARHLVVFLRRPGNQSQFSAQLAAQSARREPLRDVQQYITDHPDGDLSVGALAGLAALSPRQFARAFRAETGTTPGRYVDQVRLEHARRLLEDTGHGIEEVSRACGYGTPEAMRRAFVKALGAAPAEYRRRFHVPAR from the coding sequence ATGCAGCAGCGAACCGTGCTCGTGGTGCTCTTCGACGGAGTGCAGAGCCTCGACGTCACCGGCCCGGTCGAGGTCTTCGCCGGCGCCAACCAGGCACCGCACGCTCCGTTCCGGTACGCCGTGCGCACCGCCTCGCTCGACGGCGGGCCCGTGCGCACCTCCAGCGGGCTCACCGTCGTCCCGGACGCGCCCCTCGGCGCCGGCGATCCGCCGCACACGCTGGTCGTGCCGGGCGGGGAGGGCACGCGCCGGCCGGATCCCCCGCTGGTCGACTGGCTGCGTGCCAACGCCGGGACCGCCGCCCGTCTCGTCTCGGTGTGCACCGGGGCCCTGCTGCTCGCAGAGGCCGGTCTGCTCGACGGCCACAGGGTGACCACCCACTGGTCCGTCTGCGACCGACTCGCCCGTGCCTACCCGGAGGTGGAGGTGGATCCCGAGCCGATCTTCGTGCGCGACGGTTCGCTCGCCACCTCGGCCGGGGTCACCGCGGGCATCGACCTGGCGCTGGCACTGGTCGAGGAGGATCTGGGACGCAGGACGGCTCTGACCATCGCCCGCCACCTGGTGGTGTTCCTGCGCCGGCCCGGCAACCAGTCGCAGTTCAGCGCCCAGCTCGCCGCCCAGAGCGCCCGGCGTGAACCGCTGCGCGACGTGCAGCAGTACATCACCGACCACCCGGACGGCGACCTGTCCGTGGGGGCGCTGGCGGGGCTCGCCGCCCTGTCGCCCCGCCAGTTCGCCCGCGCGTTCCGCGCCGAGACGGGGACCACGCCGGGGAGGTACGTCGACCAGGTGCGCCTGGAGCACGCCCGTCGGCTGCTGGAGGACACCGGCCACGGCATCGAGGAGGTCTCCCGTGCCTGCGGCTACGGGACACCCGAGGCGATGCGCCGCGCCTTCGTGAAGGCTCTCGGCGCGGCGCCCGCCGAGTACCGGCGCCGCTTCCACGTACCCGCCCGCTGA
- a CDS encoding enoyl-CoA hydratase/isomerase family protein, with protein sequence MDRTNEAHEAEPEVRHTVADGVATVVISHPARRNAMTAAMWRQLPALLDGLGRDPAVRVLVLTGDGGTFCAGADITSLSTPAPEESPQELTVRAEEALAAFPKPSLAAVRGYCVGGGCQLAAACDLRFAEEGASFGITPAKLGIVYPATSTRRLVSLVGPATAKYLLFSGELIGTERALRTGLVDEVLPAGELGRRVAEFARVLTARSQLTQAAAKEFAAGRTDRDAHWAEQARGSGDTAEGIAAFLERRPPRFTWSV encoded by the coding sequence ATGGACCGGACGAACGAGGCGCACGAGGCGGAGCCGGAGGTCCGGCACACGGTGGCGGACGGGGTGGCGACCGTCGTGATCAGCCATCCCGCCAGGCGTAACGCGATGACAGCCGCGATGTGGCGGCAGCTGCCGGCGCTGCTGGACGGGCTGGGCCGCGACCCCGCCGTACGGGTGCTGGTGCTCACCGGCGACGGCGGCACCTTCTGCGCGGGCGCCGACATCACCTCCCTGAGCACGCCCGCTCCGGAGGAGTCACCGCAGGAGCTGACCGTACGGGCCGAGGAGGCGCTCGCGGCGTTCCCCAAGCCGTCGCTGGCGGCGGTCCGCGGCTACTGCGTGGGCGGCGGCTGCCAGCTGGCGGCCGCCTGCGATCTGAGGTTCGCCGAGGAGGGTGCCTCCTTCGGGATCACCCCGGCGAAGCTCGGCATCGTCTACCCCGCGACCTCGACCCGGCGGCTGGTCTCGCTCGTGGGACCGGCCACCGCGAAGTACCTGCTGTTCTCGGGCGAGTTGATCGGCACGGAGCGGGCGCTGCGCACCGGTCTGGTGGACGAGGTGCTGCCCGCCGGCGAACTGGGCAGGCGGGTGGCCGAGTTCGCCCGGGTACTGACGGCCCGCTCGCAGCTGACGCAGGCCGCCGCCAAGGAGTTCGCCGCGGGACGCACCGACCGTGACGCCCACTGGGCGGAGCAGGCGCGCGGCAGCGGCGACACCGCGGAGGGGATCGCCGCCTTCCTGGAGCGCAGACCGCCCCGCTTCACCTGGAGCGTATGA
- the idi gene encoding isopentenyl-diphosphate Delta-isomerase, with protein MPITPATAPNSSPNGTTQQILLELVDETGRTIGTAEKLSAHQAPGQLHRAFSVFLFDEHGRLLLQRRALGKYHSPGVWSNTCCGHPYPGEAPFTAAARRTHEELGVSPSLLAEAGTVRYNHPDPASGLVEQEFNHLFVGLVQSPLRPDPEEVGETVFVTAAELAERHARDTFSAWFTTVLDAARPAVRELTGPAGGW; from the coding sequence ATGCCGATCACACCCGCCACCGCGCCGAACAGCTCGCCGAACGGCACCACGCAACAGATCCTGCTGGAACTGGTCGACGAGACCGGCCGAACCATCGGCACCGCGGAGAAGCTCTCCGCCCATCAGGCGCCGGGACAGCTGCACCGGGCGTTCTCCGTGTTCCTCTTCGACGAGCACGGGCGGCTGCTCCTGCAGCGGCGGGCGCTCGGCAAATACCACTCTCCCGGAGTCTGGTCGAACACCTGCTGCGGGCACCCCTATCCGGGCGAGGCCCCGTTCACGGCGGCGGCCCGGCGCACCCATGAGGAGCTGGGCGTCTCGCCCTCGCTGCTCGCCGAGGCCGGGACCGTCCGCTACAACCATCCGGACCCGGCCTCGGGCCTGGTCGAGCAGGAGTTCAACCACCTCTTCGTGGGCCTGGTGCAGTCGCCGCTGCGGCCGGACCCGGAGGAGGTCGGGGAGACGGTGTTCGTGACGGCGGCGGAGCTCGCGGAGCGCCACGCCCGGGACACGTTCTCGGCCTGGTTCACGACGGTGCTGGACGCGGCGCGCCCGGCCGTCAGGGAGCTCACGGGCCCGGCCGGAGGCTGGTGA
- a CDS encoding SCO6745 family protein yields MSSLHPRAGRRCHNAVNPLHSTVYFSPDYAKELAGIGVEDTSAAYFAGRAAALGAVGPGTVAATFYNFSHELIARHLPAVWDTASPATVLDARMRAVDATLRRLLGDDTLASPAMAEAARLALRATEACTRPARPLYAAHADLPVPEEPHLALWHAATLLREHRGDGHLTALLSAGLDPLEALVSHTATGKGMSPRWILASRGWRRTDWEAASDRLRERGLLDADGELTEAGTALRAELEEHTDRLDLAPYEHLGEAGVERLTELGRGFLMAAAAAGAFPPDLTGKG; encoded by the coding sequence ATGAGCTCTCTGCACCCACGCGCGGGACGCCGCTGCCACAACGCCGTCAATCCGCTCCACTCCACCGTGTACTTCTCGCCCGACTACGCGAAGGAGCTCGCGGGGATCGGTGTCGAGGACACCAGTGCCGCCTACTTCGCGGGCCGCGCCGCCGCCCTGGGAGCGGTCGGGCCGGGCACGGTCGCGGCGACCTTCTACAACTTCAGCCACGAGCTGATAGCCCGGCATCTCCCGGCCGTCTGGGACACCGCGTCGCCCGCCACGGTGCTGGACGCACGGATGCGGGCGGTGGACGCGACGCTGCGCCGGCTGCTCGGCGACGACACCCTCGCCTCGCCGGCGATGGCCGAAGCCGCCCGCCTGGCACTGCGCGCCACCGAGGCCTGCACCCGGCCCGCCCGTCCGCTGTACGCCGCACACGCCGACCTGCCGGTACCCGAGGAACCGCACCTCGCCCTCTGGCACGCGGCGACCCTGCTGCGCGAGCACCGCGGCGACGGCCATCTCACCGCGCTGCTGTCCGCCGGGCTCGACCCGCTGGAGGCACTGGTCAGCCACACCGCGACCGGCAAGGGCATGTCGCCACGTTGGATCCTCGCCAGCCGCGGCTGGCGGCGCACCGACTGGGAGGCGGCCTCCGATCGGCTGCGCGAACGCGGGCTGCTCGACGCCGACGGCGAGTTGACCGAGGCGGGCACGGCGCTCCGCGCCGAGTTGGAGGAGCACACCGACCGGCTCGACCTCGCTCCGTACGAGCACCTGGGCGAGGCGGGCGTCGAACGCCTCACCGAGCTGGGCCGCGGATTCCTCATGGCGGCCGCCGCGGCCGGCGCATTTCCCCCCGACCTCACCGGCAAGGGCTGA
- a CDS encoding LPFR motif small protein yields the protein MFRAIADALRALGGVVAAVVTFPFRLLARLFGGASGRGRRTRRA from the coding sequence GTGTTCCGTGCCATCGCCGACGCGCTCAGGGCCCTCGGCGGCGTCGTCGCCGCCGTCGTCACCTTCCCGTTCCGCCTGCTGGCCCGTCTCTTCGGCGGCGCGTCGGGGCGCGGGCGTCGCACGCGCCGCGCATAG
- a CDS encoding ATP-binding protein produces MESPGSVPARPLSYEGVWRFTAPALDVSVPQARHAVRDLVRRQGVPVHDEVLQGLLLIVSELVTNAVRHAALLSPEVAVEVAVGPEWIRVAVEDNHPYRPKALESDSAQTGGRGLLLVKEITREAGGECDVEHTSGGGKIIWAALPLVPVSGAAPL; encoded by the coding sequence ATGGAGAGCCCCGGGAGCGTCCCGGCCCGGCCACTGTCGTACGAAGGCGTCTGGCGGTTCACCGCACCCGCACTCGACGTGTCCGTACCGCAGGCCCGGCACGCCGTTCGCGATCTGGTCCGCCGCCAGGGCGTGCCGGTCCACGACGAGGTCCTGCAGGGACTGCTGCTGATCGTGTCCGAGCTGGTCACGAACGCCGTCCGGCACGCGGCCCTGCTCTCGCCGGAGGTGGCCGTCGAGGTGGCGGTCGGTCCGGAGTGGATCCGGGTGGCCGTCGAGGACAACCACCCCTACCGGCCCAAGGCCCTGGAGAGCGACTCCGCCCAGACGGGCGGCCGGGGACTGCTCCTCGTCAAGGAGATCACCCGGGAGGCGGGCGGCGAGTGCGACGTCGAGCACACGTCGGGCGGCGGAAAGATTATCTGGGCGGCTCTGCCGCTCGTCCCCGTGAGCGGCGCGGCGCCCCTGTAG